In the Hordeum vulgare subsp. vulgare chromosome 7H, MorexV3_pseudomolecules_assembly, whole genome shotgun sequence genome, one interval contains:
- the LOC123410642 gene encoding flavone O-methyltransferase 1, protein MGSTAADMAASSDEEACMYALQLVSSSILPMTLKNAIELGLLDTLVAAGGKLLTPAEVAAKLPSTANPAAADMVDRMLRLLASYNVVSCTMEEGKDGRLSRRYGAAPVCKFLTPNEDGVSMAALALMNQDKVLMESWYYLKDAVLDGGIPFNKAYGMSAFEYHGTDPRFNRVFNEGMKNHSIIITKKLLEVYKGFEGLGTIVDVGGGVGATVGAITAAYPAIKGINFDLPHVISEAPPFPGVTHVGGDMFQKVPSGDAILMKWILHDWSDEHCATLLKNCYDALPAHGKVVLVECILPVNPEATPKAQGVFHVDMIMLAHNPGGRERYEREFEALAKGAGFAAMKTTYIYANAFAIEFTK, encoded by the exons ATGGGCTCCACCGCAGCGGACATGGCCGCCTCCTCCGACGAGGAGGCGTGCATGTACGCCCTCCAGCTCGTCTCGTCGTCGATCCTCCCGATGACGCTCAAGAACGCCATCGAGCTGGGCCTCCTCGACACCCTGGTGGCCGCCGGCGGCAAGCTGCTGACCCCCGCCGAGGTGGCCGCCAAGCTCCCGTCCACGGCGAACCCCGCCGCGGCGGACATGGTGGACCGCATGCTCCGGCTGCTGGCCTCGTACAACGTGGTGTCGTGCACCATGGAGGAGGGCAAGGACGGGCGGCTGTCCCGGCGGTACGGCGCCGCGCCCGTGTGCAAGTTCCTCACCCCCAACGAGGACGGCGTCTCCATGGCGGCGCTCGCGCTCATGAACCAGGACAAGGTCCTCATGGAGAGCTG GTACTATCTGAAGGACGCTGTCCTTGACGGCGGCATCCCGTTCAACAAGGCGTACGGGATGTCCGCGTTCGAATACCACGGCACGGACCCGCGCTTCAACCGCGTGTTCAACGAAGGGATGAAGAACcactccatcatcatcaccaagaaGCTCCTCGAGGTGTACAAGGGCTTCGAGGGCCTCGGCACCATCGTCGACGTGGGCGGCGGCGTGGGCGCCACCGTGGGCGCCATCACCGCCGCCTACCCGGCCATCAAGGGCATCAACTTCGACCTCCCCCACGTCATCTCCGAGGCGCCGCCGTTCCCGGGCGTCACCCACGTCGGCGGCGACATGTTCCAGAAGGTGCCCTCGGGCGACGCCATCCTCATGAAGTGGATCCTCCACGACTGGAGCGACGAGCACTGCGCGACGCTGCTCAAGAACTGCTACGACGCGCTGCCGGCGCACGGCAAGGTGGTGCTCGTGGAGTGCATCCTGCCGGTGAACCCGGAGGCCACGCCCAAGGCGCAGGGGGTGTTCCACGTCGACATGATCATGCTCGCGCACAACCCCGGCGGCAGGGAGAGGTACGAGAGGGAGTTCGAGGCCCTGGCCAAGGGCGCCGGCTTCGCAGCCATGAAGACCACCTACATCTACGCCAACGCATTTGCCATCGAGTTCACCAAGTAG